A stretch of the Vigna radiata var. radiata cultivar VC1973A chromosome 7, Vradiata_ver6, whole genome shotgun sequence genome encodes the following:
- the LOC106769039 gene encoding histone deacetylase 15 has translation MGGGALETNCLTNGETESSLHRQFSPAPAALDNSLSDANDAVADHDVPAKRARLQKELTFQDMYQNEGVFDEDDEDDSDWEPFQLHKCVEFEIKKWCCRNCTMINLDCNDCCYICGEHRESKILSHGFFASPLAQDDDLIEVQGDVKRLKDVGSQKPVPNSSTAIGFDERMLLHAEVDKKSPPHPERPDRLQAIAASLSRAGIFPGKCYAIPAREITPEELITVHSLEHIESVEVTTESLSSYFTPDTYANQHSALAARLAAGLCADLASAIVSGRAKNGFALVRPPGHHAGVRQAMGFCLHNNAAVAALAAQAAGARKVLILDWDVHHGNGTQEIFEHNKSVLYISLHRHEDGKFYPGTGAAEEIGSMGAEGYCVNIPWSRGGVGDNDYNFAFQHVVLPIASEFNPDFTIVSAGFDAARGDPLGCCDITPSGYAHMTHMLNTLSGGKLLVILEGGYNLRSISSSATAVIKVLLGESPGCELENSFPSKAGLLTVLEVLKIQMKFWLSLGPIFVNLESQWRMYCFQKKRKQIKKRRRLVVPMWWRWGRKSSFFYFMNGHLHKKSKSLC, from the exons ATGGGTGGTGGAGCTCTTGAAACGAATTGTTTAACAAATGGGGAAACTGAGAGCAGTCTTCACAGACAGTTTTCTCCAGCTCCCGCTGCACTCGACAACTCGCTTTCTGATGCCAATGATGCAGTTGCTGACCATGATGTT CCTGCCAAGAGGGCCAGGCTGCAGAAGGAATTGACCTTTCAGGATATGTATCAAAATGAGGGCGTGTTTGACGAGGACGACGAGGACGACAGTGATTGGGAGCCGTTTCAGTTACACAAGTGTGTGGAATTTGAAATCAAAAAGTGGTGCTGCAGAAACTGTACTATGATTAATTTGGATTGCAATGACTGTTGCTAT ATATGTGGGGAGCACAGGGAGTCTAAAATCCTCAGCCATGGGTTTTTTGCATCTCCTTTAGCTCAAGATGACGATCTGATCGAAGTCCAGGGAGATGTAAAACGACTGAAAG ATGTTGGCTCGCAGAAACCAGTGCCAAATAGTTCTACAGCGATTGGCTTTGACGAGAGAATGTTGTTGCATGCAGAA GTAGATAAGAAATCACCTCCACATCCTGAGAGGCCAGATCGTCTTCAAGCCATTGCTGCTAGTCTTTCTAGAGCTG GCATATTTCCTGGAAAATGTTATGCAATTCCTGCTAGGGAAATCACACCAGAAGAACTTATTACG GTTCATTCTTTGGAGCATATTGAGTCTGTGGAAGTTACAACTGAATCACTCTCTAG TTATTTCACTCCAGACACATATGCCAATCAGCATTCAGCACTTGCTGCTAGGTTAGCTGCTGGGTTATGTGCTGATCTGGCATCTGCAATTGTTTCCGGACGTGCCAAAAATGGATTTGCTTTG GTTAGGCCTCCTGGTCATCATGCTGGTGTAAGACAGGCAATGGGGTTCTGCCTTCACAATAATGCTGCTGTGGCAGCATTGGCTGCTCAAGCTGCAGGGGCTAGGAAAGTGCTAATTTTAGATTGG GATGTTCATCATGGAAACGGGACCCAAGAAATCTTTGAACATAACAAATCA GTCTTGTATATATCATTGCATAGACACGAGGATGGAAAGTTTTATCCTGGTACTGGAGCTGCTGAAGAG aTTGGTAGTATGGGCGCTGAAGGGTACTGTGTGAATATTCCATGGAGTCGAGGAGGAGTTGGTGACAATGACTACAATTTTGCATTTCAGCATGTTGTCCTTCCTATAG CTTCTGAGTTTAATCCAGATTTCACCATAGTATCTGCTGGATTTGATGCTGCAAGAGGCGATCCCCTAGGTTGTTGTGAC ATTACTCCCTCTGGCTATGCACACATGACGCATATGTTGAATACCCTCTCGGGTGGAAAATTGCTTGTTATTCTTGAGGGGGG CTATAATCTTCGATCTATATCATCTTCCGCAACTGCAGTAATCAAG GTATTACTGGGTGAGAGTCCTGGATGTGAACTGGAAAATAGTTTCCCTTCCAAAGCTGGCCTGCTAACCGTTCTGGAAGTCCTCAAAATTCAGATGAAATTTTGGCTTTCCTTGGGTCCGATTTTTGTGAATTTGGAGTCACAATGGAGGATGTACTGTTtccaaaaaaaaa GGAAACAGATTAAGAAACGACGCCGACTTGTGGTTCCAATGTGGTGGAGGTGGGGACGAAAAAGTTCATTCTTCTATTTTATGAACGGCCACCTTCATAAGAAATCAAAGTCATTATGTTGA
- the LOC106767710 gene encoding glucan endo-1,3-beta-glucosidase 8, giving the protein MTQEKPPCVWSLVEFLLVFLTTVSCGSGVGVNWGTMATHKLPPSMVVKMLQENGVDKLKLFDAEEWIMAALMGTDIEVMLAIPNNMLEDMSKNPQVADSWVYENVTTYMYPGGLNIKYIAVGNEPFLKEYNGSYLQTTLPALKNIQTALNSWGFGSQIKVTVPFNADAYYSPDSNQVPSAGDFRPEVRDQTIEIVQFLYANNAPFTVNIYPFLSLYGNDHFPFDFAFFDGNNRPLIDGNSVYTNVFDANLDTLLWALEKAGFPDMDIIVGEVGWPTDGDKNANVENAKRFNMGLLKHALSGNGTPKRKGIIDIYLFSLIDENAKSILPGNFERHWGIFEFDGKPKYELDLAGLEQNKGLVPVEGVKYMEKRWCVLDPKVKDLHLLAASIDYACSQSDCTSLGYGSSCNTLTLLGNASYAFNMYYQVNSQKDWDCDFTGLATVTDDDPSEKGCQFPIMISYASSLLLHGSLTNILIKAFSIYLFVTFLYFSL; this is encoded by the exons ATGACACAAGAAAAACCACCATGTGTTTGGTCTTTGGTGGAATTTCTTCTTGTCTTCTTAACCACGGTCTCCTGTGGTTCAGGGGTTGGAGTCAACTGGGGAACCATGGCTACTCACAAGCTTCCACCAAGCATGGTGGTCAAGATGCTTCAAGAAAACGGTGTTGATAAACTGAAGCTGTTTGATGCTGAAGAGTGGATTATGGCAGCTCTGATGGGGACTGATATTGAAGTAATGCTGGCAATACCCAACAACATGTTGGAGGATATGAGTAAGAATCCTCAGGTTGCAGATTCTTGGGTTTATGAAAATGTCACTACTTACATGTACCCTGGTGGACTAAACATCAA GTATATTGCAGTGGGTAATGAACCTTTCCTTAAGGAATATAATGGCTCCTATCTACAGACAACTCTGCCTGCTCTTAAGAACATACAAACAGCACTCAATAGTTGGGGCTTTGGTTCACAAATCAAAGTCACTGTTCCCTTCAATGCTGATGCTTACTATTCCCCAGACTCAAACCAAGTGCCATCAGCTGGTGACTTCAGGCCAGAAGTACGAGACCAGACCATTGAAATAGTCCAATTCTTATATGCAAACAATGCACCTTTCACTGTCAATATCTACCCTTTCCTAAGTCTATATGGAAATGATCATTTCCCTtttgattttgcattttttgACGGAAATAACAGGCCTCTTATAGATGGTAATTCGGTTTACACCAATGTGTTTGATGCAAATTTGGACACTCTTCTCTGGGCCTTAGAGAAGGCAGGGTTTCCAGACATGGATATTATAGTTGGAGAAGTTGGGTGGCCAACAGATGGTGATAAGAATGCCAATGTTGAGAATGCAAAAAGGTTCAACATGGGTCTGCTTAAGCATGCACTGAGTGGAAATGGTACTCCTAAAAGGAAAGGTATTATTGACATTTATCTATTCAGCCTTATTGATGAGAATGCCAAAAGTATTCTTCCTGGCAACTTTGAGAGGCATTGGGGGATTTTTGAGTTTGATGGCAAACCAAAGTATGAATTGGACTTGGCAGGACTTGAACAGAACAAGGGTTTGGTCCCTGTGGAGGGTGTAAAATATATGGAAAAAAGGTGGTGTGTTTTGGATCCAAAAGTGAAGGATCTGCACTTATTGGCTGCTAGCATTGACTATGCTTGTAGCCAATCAGATTGCACTTCTTTGGGGTATGGTTCTTCTTGTAACACTCTAACTCTCCTTGGGAATGCTTCTTATGCCTTTAATATGTATTATCAGGTAAATAGTCAAAAGGACTGGGACTGTGATTTCACTGGTTTGGCCACAGTAACAGATGATGATCCATCAGAAAAGGGTTGCCAGTTCCCTATAATGATCTCTTATGCCTCTTCTTTACTGCTGCATGGAAGCCTCACTAACATTCTGATCAAAGCTTTCagcatatatttatttgtaacttTCCTATACTTTTCTCTCTGA
- the LOC106766855 gene encoding transcription factor MYBS1 encodes MSSSGSLWNYEEEKAFENAIAMHWIEEASNEQWEKIASAVPSKSMEEVKQHYQILVEDVSAIEAGHIPFPNYTSEETTSSNKDFHGSSKATSSDKRSNCNYSTGFSGLGHDSTTHSTGKGALSRSSEQERRKGIPWTEEEHRLFLLGLDKFGKGDWRSISRNFVISRTPTQVASHAQKYFIRLNSMNRDRRRSSIHDITSVNNGDVASNQAPITGQHSSTVSSSTMGVGQSLKHRVQGHIAPGLGMYGTPVGHPVAAPPGHMASAVGTPVMLPPGPHPPYVLPLAYPMAPPTMHQ; translated from the exons ATGTCATCAAGTGGAAGCCTTTGGAACTATGAGGAAGAAAAGGCATTTGAGAATGCCATAGCTATGCATTGGATTGAAGAAGCCTCAAATGAGCAATGGGAGAAAATTGCTTCAGCAGTTCCCAGCAAAAGCATGGAAGAAGTGAAGCAGCATTACCAGATTCTAGTGGAGGATGTAAGTGCAATAGAGGCAGGTCACATACCATTCCCCAACTATACTTCTGAGGAAACCACCTCTTCAAATAAGGACTTCCATGGCTCTTCCAAGGCCACAAGTTCAGATAAAAGATCAAATTGTAACTATTCTACTGGTTTTTCTGGATTAGGACATGACTCCACCACTCACAGCACTGGTAAAGGAGCCTTGTCAAGGTCATCAGAAcaagaaaggagaaaaggaaTTCCATGGACTGAGGAGGAGCACAG GTTATTTTTACTTGGTCTAGATAAGTTTGGAAAAGGAGATTGGAGAAGCATTTCAAGGAACTTTGTGATATCCAGGACTCCTACTCAAGTGGCAAGCCATGCACAGAAGTACTTCATAAGGTTGAATTCTATGAATAGGGACAGAAGAAGGTCTAGTATCCATGACATAACTAGTGTGAACAATGGAGATGTGGCTAGTAATCAAGCACCAATTACAGGACAACATAGCAGCACAGTTTCTTCAAGTACAATGGGTGTAGGACAATCACTGAAGCACAGAGTGCAGGGTCATATAGCACCTGGTTTAGGCATGTATGGAACACCAGTTGGACATCCTGTTGCTGCTCCTCCAGGGCACATGGCATCTGCAGTTGGAACTCCTGTCATGCTTCCTCCTGGACCCCATCCACCTTATGTTCTTCCTCTTGCTTACCCAATGGCACCTCCAACAATGCATCAATGA
- the LOC106765544 gene encoding tRNA (guanine(37)-N1)-methyltransferase 2 isoform X2, whose translation MDSGALEMNCVKNGKAENCPNKLASQAHAHDNLLSVDNDAVADREKVPKPYLDESKFDVQFKLWALRIPCQHCKVATRILNGYLFDKPRVKPIIEDPTCDKNRYLIFSDKVQNPDLSDIPKQKIDELNGLCKIEVVPYSLTLGYSYWSADHVLKQILPTGVEVPSSFETIKNYPRIKTIVNKVGTITNEFRVPEFEILAGEHNMITEVKQYGATFKLDYSLVYWNSRLEHEHKRLVSMFQAGETICDMFAGIGPFAIPAAQKGCIVYANDLNPDSIHYLRINAKINKVDDRIYAFNMDARKFVSQLMEVPNTEATSQLSSEVPILDTCHTCRIQDNAESNSKNELLTVHTKDNNSGLGDVKGSTRHSATSVIAGKRSSSYHEGDVEAHETGILEGVRRKGSTNKRIRSSEMSVTKTWEHVDHIIMNLPASALQFLDSFRGLIQKKYWKGCLPWIHCYCFIRATETPETIIAVAESALNAPIQDSKFHRVRDVAPNKAMFCLSFRLPGGCVKEDGQ comes from the exons ATGGACAGTGGAGCTCTTGAAATGAATTGTGTAAAGAATGGGAAAGCTGAGAACTGTCCTAACAAGCTAGCTTCTCAAGCCCATGCACATGACAACTTGCTTTCTGTTGACAATGATGCAGTTGCTGACCGCGAGAAGGTACCAAAACCATATCTTGATGAGAGCAAGTTTGACGTGCAATTCAAATTATGGGCTCTACGAATCCCTTGCCAACATTGCAAGGTTGCCACTCGAATCCTCAATGG TTACTTGTTTGACAAGCCCCGAGTCAAACCCATCATTGAAGACCCTACCTGTGACAAAAACCGTTACCTTATATTCTCTGACAAAGTTCAGAATCCAG ATTTATCCGATATTCCAAAACAAAAGATTGATGAGCTCAATGGCTTGTGTAAGATTGAAGTTGTGCCCTATTCGTTGACACTAGGGTATTCTTATTGGAGTGCAG ATCATGTGCTGAAGCAGATATTGCCTACTGGAGTGGAGGTGCCTTCATCCTTTGAAACAATA AAAAATTATCCTAGAATCAAAACTATTGTCAATAAAGTTGGAACCATTACAAATGAGTTTCGCGTGCCAGAGTTTGAAATTTTAGCAGGAGAGCATAATATGATCACAGAAGTGAAGCAATATGGTGCCACTTTTAAGCTTGATTACAGTTTGGTTTATTGGAATTCGAGATTGGAACATGAACACAAAAGGTTAGTGTCAATGTTCCAAGCTGGGGAGACCATTTGTGACATGTTTGCCGGTATAGGTCCTTTTGCCATTCCTGCAGCGCAAAAAGGATGCATAGTCTATGCAAATGATTTAAATCCAGACAGCATTCACTATCTGAGGATTAATGCCAAAATCAATAAGGTTGATGATCGTATTTATGCTTTCAACATGGATGCTAGAAAATTTGTGTCCCAGTTGATGGAAGTGCCAAATACTGAGGCTACATCACAACTCTCGTCCGAAGTTCCCATTTTGGATACTTGTCACACATGCAGGATACAAGACAATGCTGaatcaaattctaaaaatgAGTTGCTAACTG TTCATACAAAAGACAATAATAGTGGTTTAGGGGATGTCAAGGGTTCAACCAGGCACAGTGCTACATCTGTAATTGCTGGTAAAAGATCTTCTAGTTATCATGAAG GGGATGTGGAGGCTCATGAAACTGGCATCCTTGAAGGTGTTAGGAGAAAAGGAAGCACAAACAAGAGAATAAGAAGCTCTGAAATGTCTGTCACAAAAACTTGGGAACATGTTGATCACATAATAATGAACCTGCCTGCATCTGCTCTTCAGTTTCTAG ATTCATTCAGGGGATTAATCCAGAAGAAATATTGGAAAGGATGTTTACCATGGATTCACTGCTATTGCTTCATTAGAGCGACTGAGACTCCAGAGACTATCATAGCG GTGGCAGAATCTGCTTTAAACGCTCCTATACAAGATTCAAAATTTCATAGGGTTAGGGATGTGGCTCCAAACAAG GCAATGTTTTGTTTAAGCTTCAGGTTGCCAGGAGGATGCGTTAAAGAAGATGGTCAATAA
- the LOC106765544 gene encoding tRNA (guanine(37)-N1)-methyltransferase 1 isoform X3, protein MDSGALEMNCVKNGKAENCPNKLASQAHAHDNLLSVDNDAVADREKVPKPYLDESKFDVQFKLWALRIPCQHCKVATRILNGYLFDKPRVKPIIEDPTCDKNRYLIFSDKVQNPDLSDIPKQKIDELNGLCKIEVVPYSLTLGYSYWSADHVLKQILPTGVEVPSSFETIGQVAHLNLHDELLPYKDVIAKVIYDKNYPRIKTIVNKVGTITNEFRVPEFEILAGEHNMITEVKQYGATFKLDYSLVYWNSRLEHEHKRLVSMFQAGETICDMFAGIGPFAIPAAQKGCIVYANDLNPDSIHYLRINAKINKVDDRIYAFNMDARKFVSQLMEVPNTEATSQLSSEVPILDTCHTCRIQDNAESNSKNELLTGDVEAHETGILEGVRRKGSTNKRIRSSEMSVTKTWEHVDHIIMNLPASALQFLDSFRGLIQKKYWKGCLPWIHCYCFIRATETPETIIAVAESALNAPIQDSKFHRVRDVAPNKAMFCLSFRLPGGCVKEDGQ, encoded by the exons ATGGACAGTGGAGCTCTTGAAATGAATTGTGTAAAGAATGGGAAAGCTGAGAACTGTCCTAACAAGCTAGCTTCTCAAGCCCATGCACATGACAACTTGCTTTCTGTTGACAATGATGCAGTTGCTGACCGCGAGAAGGTACCAAAACCATATCTTGATGAGAGCAAGTTTGACGTGCAATTCAAATTATGGGCTCTACGAATCCCTTGCCAACATTGCAAGGTTGCCACTCGAATCCTCAATGG TTACTTGTTTGACAAGCCCCGAGTCAAACCCATCATTGAAGACCCTACCTGTGACAAAAACCGTTACCTTATATTCTCTGACAAAGTTCAGAATCCAG ATTTATCCGATATTCCAAAACAAAAGATTGATGAGCTCAATGGCTTGTGTAAGATTGAAGTTGTGCCCTATTCGTTGACACTAGGGTATTCTTATTGGAGTGCAG ATCATGTGCTGAAGCAGATATTGCCTACTGGAGTGGAGGTGCCTTCATCCTTTGAAACAATAG GTCAAGTTGCCCATTTAAACCTACACGATGAATTACTTCCCTACAAAGATGTTATTGCAAAGGTTATTTATGAT AAAAATTATCCTAGAATCAAAACTATTGTCAATAAAGTTGGAACCATTACAAATGAGTTTCGCGTGCCAGAGTTTGAAATTTTAGCAGGAGAGCATAATATGATCACAGAAGTGAAGCAATATGGTGCCACTTTTAAGCTTGATTACAGTTTGGTTTATTGGAATTCGAGATTGGAACATGAACACAAAAGGTTAGTGTCAATGTTCCAAGCTGGGGAGACCATTTGTGACATGTTTGCCGGTATAGGTCCTTTTGCCATTCCTGCAGCGCAAAAAGGATGCATAGTCTATGCAAATGATTTAAATCCAGACAGCATTCACTATCTGAGGATTAATGCCAAAATCAATAAGGTTGATGATCGTATTTATGCTTTCAACATGGATGCTAGAAAATTTGTGTCCCAGTTGATGGAAGTGCCAAATACTGAGGCTACATCACAACTCTCGTCCGAAGTTCCCATTTTGGATACTTGTCACACATGCAGGATACAAGACAATGCTGaatcaaattctaaaaatgAGTTGCTAACTG GGGATGTGGAGGCTCATGAAACTGGCATCCTTGAAGGTGTTAGGAGAAAAGGAAGCACAAACAAGAGAATAAGAAGCTCTGAAATGTCTGTCACAAAAACTTGGGAACATGTTGATCACATAATAATGAACCTGCCTGCATCTGCTCTTCAGTTTCTAG ATTCATTCAGGGGATTAATCCAGAAGAAATATTGGAAAGGATGTTTACCATGGATTCACTGCTATTGCTTCATTAGAGCGACTGAGACTCCAGAGACTATCATAGCG GTGGCAGAATCTGCTTTAAACGCTCCTATACAAGATTCAAAATTTCATAGGGTTAGGGATGTGGCTCCAAACAAG GCAATGTTTTGTTTAAGCTTCAGGTTGCCAGGAGGATGCGTTAAAGAAGATGGTCAATAA
- the LOC106765544 gene encoding tRNA (guanine(37)-N1)-methyltransferase 2 isoform X1 has translation MDSGALEMNCVKNGKAENCPNKLASQAHAHDNLLSVDNDAVADREKVPKPYLDESKFDVQFKLWALRIPCQHCKVATRILNGYLFDKPRVKPIIEDPTCDKNRYLIFSDKVQNPDLSDIPKQKIDELNGLCKIEVVPYSLTLGYSYWSADHVLKQILPTGVEVPSSFETIGQVAHLNLHDELLPYKDVIAKVIYDKNYPRIKTIVNKVGTITNEFRVPEFEILAGEHNMITEVKQYGATFKLDYSLVYWNSRLEHEHKRLVSMFQAGETICDMFAGIGPFAIPAAQKGCIVYANDLNPDSIHYLRINAKINKVDDRIYAFNMDARKFVSQLMEVPNTEATSQLSSEVPILDTCHTCRIQDNAESNSKNELLTVHTKDNNSGLGDVKGSTRHSATSVIAGKRSSSYHEGDVEAHETGILEGVRRKGSTNKRIRSSEMSVTKTWEHVDHIIMNLPASALQFLDSFRGLIQKKYWKGCLPWIHCYCFIRATETPETIIAVAESALNAPIQDSKFHRVRDVAPNKAMFCLSFRLPGGCVKEDGQ, from the exons ATGGACAGTGGAGCTCTTGAAATGAATTGTGTAAAGAATGGGAAAGCTGAGAACTGTCCTAACAAGCTAGCTTCTCAAGCCCATGCACATGACAACTTGCTTTCTGTTGACAATGATGCAGTTGCTGACCGCGAGAAGGTACCAAAACCATATCTTGATGAGAGCAAGTTTGACGTGCAATTCAAATTATGGGCTCTACGAATCCCTTGCCAACATTGCAAGGTTGCCACTCGAATCCTCAATGG TTACTTGTTTGACAAGCCCCGAGTCAAACCCATCATTGAAGACCCTACCTGTGACAAAAACCGTTACCTTATATTCTCTGACAAAGTTCAGAATCCAG ATTTATCCGATATTCCAAAACAAAAGATTGATGAGCTCAATGGCTTGTGTAAGATTGAAGTTGTGCCCTATTCGTTGACACTAGGGTATTCTTATTGGAGTGCAG ATCATGTGCTGAAGCAGATATTGCCTACTGGAGTGGAGGTGCCTTCATCCTTTGAAACAATAG GTCAAGTTGCCCATTTAAACCTACACGATGAATTACTTCCCTACAAAGATGTTATTGCAAAGGTTATTTATGAT AAAAATTATCCTAGAATCAAAACTATTGTCAATAAAGTTGGAACCATTACAAATGAGTTTCGCGTGCCAGAGTTTGAAATTTTAGCAGGAGAGCATAATATGATCACAGAAGTGAAGCAATATGGTGCCACTTTTAAGCTTGATTACAGTTTGGTTTATTGGAATTCGAGATTGGAACATGAACACAAAAGGTTAGTGTCAATGTTCCAAGCTGGGGAGACCATTTGTGACATGTTTGCCGGTATAGGTCCTTTTGCCATTCCTGCAGCGCAAAAAGGATGCATAGTCTATGCAAATGATTTAAATCCAGACAGCATTCACTATCTGAGGATTAATGCCAAAATCAATAAGGTTGATGATCGTATTTATGCTTTCAACATGGATGCTAGAAAATTTGTGTCCCAGTTGATGGAAGTGCCAAATACTGAGGCTACATCACAACTCTCGTCCGAAGTTCCCATTTTGGATACTTGTCACACATGCAGGATACAAGACAATGCTGaatcaaattctaaaaatgAGTTGCTAACTG TTCATACAAAAGACAATAATAGTGGTTTAGGGGATGTCAAGGGTTCAACCAGGCACAGTGCTACATCTGTAATTGCTGGTAAAAGATCTTCTAGTTATCATGAAG GGGATGTGGAGGCTCATGAAACTGGCATCCTTGAAGGTGTTAGGAGAAAAGGAAGCACAAACAAGAGAATAAGAAGCTCTGAAATGTCTGTCACAAAAACTTGGGAACATGTTGATCACATAATAATGAACCTGCCTGCATCTGCTCTTCAGTTTCTAG ATTCATTCAGGGGATTAATCCAGAAGAAATATTGGAAAGGATGTTTACCATGGATTCACTGCTATTGCTTCATTAGAGCGACTGAGACTCCAGAGACTATCATAGCG GTGGCAGAATCTGCTTTAAACGCTCCTATACAAGATTCAAAATTTCATAGGGTTAGGGATGTGGCTCCAAACAAG GCAATGTTTTGTTTAAGCTTCAGGTTGCCAGGAGGATGCGTTAAAGAAGATGGTCAATAA